The following proteins come from a genomic window of Streptomyces sp. GS7:
- a CDS encoding acyl-ACP desaturase — protein sequence MTIAPARHNGERGQAAWSDAQLLYALEEVVEKELNRHLKVAKEWMPHEYVPWSDGRNFDGVMGGEPWAPEQSKVTDIGRVALVVNLLTEDNLPSYHHEIATLFGRDGAWGTWVHRWTAEEGRHGIVMRDYLLTSRAVDPVELERFRMAHMSEGFESDNGHSMLHSVAYVAFQELATRISHRNTGHHSGDPVCDRMLARIATDENLHMVFYRNLLGAAFELAPDQTMSAVRDVVVNFRMPGHGMPGFERAAARMAIGGIYNLRIHHDDVLQPVLRFLKVLEIGGLGPAGLAAQEELGLFMGGLDGQARKFDERQAAILARRTARR from the coding sequence TTGACCATCGCCCCCGCCCGCCATAACGGAGAGCGCGGCCAGGCCGCCTGGAGTGACGCCCAGCTGCTCTACGCACTCGAAGAGGTCGTCGAGAAGGAGCTCAACCGGCACCTGAAGGTCGCCAAGGAGTGGATGCCCCACGAGTACGTGCCGTGGAGCGACGGGCGGAACTTCGACGGGGTGATGGGTGGCGAGCCCTGGGCCCCCGAGCAGTCCAAGGTCACCGACATCGGCCGGGTCGCGCTGGTGGTCAACCTCCTCACCGAGGACAACCTCCCCAGCTACCACCACGAGATCGCCACCCTCTTCGGTCGGGACGGCGCCTGGGGCACCTGGGTGCACCGCTGGACCGCGGAGGAGGGCCGGCACGGCATCGTGATGCGCGACTACCTGCTCACCAGCCGCGCGGTCGACCCGGTCGAGCTGGAGCGGTTCCGCATGGCCCACATGTCCGAGGGCTTCGAGTCCGACAACGGGCACAGCATGCTGCACTCGGTGGCGTACGTCGCCTTCCAGGAGCTGGCCACCCGCATCTCGCACCGCAACACGGGCCACCACTCCGGCGACCCGGTGTGCGACCGGATGCTGGCGCGGATCGCCACCGACGAGAACCTCCACATGGTCTTCTACCGGAACCTGCTCGGCGCCGCCTTCGAGCTGGCCCCCGACCAGACCATGAGCGCGGTGCGGGACGTGGTCGTCAACTTCCGGATGCCCGGCCACGGCATGCCCGGGTTCGAGCGGGCCGCCGCCCGGATGGCGATCGGCGGGATCTACAACCTGCGCATCCACCACGACGATGTGCTCCAGCCCGTGCTGCGCTTCCTGAAGGTGCTGGAGATCGGCGGGTTGGGCCCGGCCGGGCTGGCGGCGCAGGAGGAGCTGGGGCTGTTCATGGGCGGCCTGGACGGGCAGGCCCGGAAGTTCGACGAGCGGCAGGCGGCGATCCTGGCCCGCCGGACGGCCCGGCGGTAG
- a CDS encoding beta-N-acetylglucosaminidase domain-containing protein — protein sequence MAGTTALAAAVIGGLLGGVPSAQAAPADPSTGTPDQPDRPAGAGQVPAVWPRPQSLRQLGTAVPLGGQAVVVAAPDTDPYALDVLRGLLRDAGVRTVRQVAPGDRVPADGPVFLVGGAPADGALRALRVPARGDLPSGGYRLAVGQVSGRDTVALDGVGPDGLFHAAQTLRQLVADGPDGGRQLASVAVRDWPATAVRGTTEGFYGQPWTRAQRLAQLDFMGRTKQNQYLYAPGDDPYRQAQWRDPYPAEQRADFRALADRARANHVTLAWAVAPGQAMCLSSEEDLRALRRKVDAMWALGVRAFQLQFQDVSYSEWHCGADEETFGTGPQAAAKAQAGVANALARHLAERHPGAAPLSLMPTEYYQDGATAYRGALAAALNDRVEVAWTGVGVVPRTITGGELSAARQAFGHPLVTMDNYPVNDYAQDRIFLGPYTGREPAVATGSAALLANAMEQPVASRIPLFTAADYAWNPRDYHPAQSWDAAIDDLAGADQGARTALRTLAGNASSSLLNRDESGYLRPLLDRFWKAREAAVDRGRAGDDPDFAEAAAALRAAFHTMAAAPKGLNSDLRAEVGPWAAQLGRYGSAGEQAVDTLLAQAHGDGDAAWAAQRAVLRLRTEIRQSPATVGTGVLTPFLDRAMTEADAWTGARNAVPRPAQGADPASLTVPFPRARPLAAVTALTEPGPAAGAVSLEAHVPGSGWQRLGQLSATGWTETPTAGLRADAVRLTWAKGAQAPSVHALTPWFDDTPRAGLELSRKETDAETGGSAAVDARVFSRRPADVHDTLTVTAPKGFTVHGPKELTAPRGGTATVPLAVDVPKDAPSGTYDIAVGFAGQEQHLAVRVYPRTGGPNLARGADTTSSGDETDDFPASAATDGDPKTRWSSPAEDDAWLQFALPRPTRLGLVVLNWQDAYAAAYRIQVSSDGRTWRTAATVRDGKGGREAIRMDAKDARFVRVQGDKRATRFGYSLWEVEAYAVTPGG from the coding sequence GTGGCCGGGACCACCGCGCTCGCGGCGGCGGTGATCGGCGGTCTGCTGGGCGGCGTACCGAGCGCCCAGGCGGCGCCCGCCGACCCTTCCACCGGGACGCCCGACCAGCCGGACCGGCCGGCCGGCGCCGGGCAGGTGCCCGCCGTCTGGCCGCGGCCCCAGTCGCTCCGGCAGCTCGGCACGGCCGTACCGCTCGGCGGGCAGGCGGTCGTGGTGGCCGCGCCGGACACCGACCCGTACGCCCTCGACGTGCTGCGCGGGCTGCTGCGGGACGCCGGGGTGCGCACCGTGCGCCAGGTGGCGCCCGGCGACCGGGTGCCCGCGGACGGGCCGGTGTTCCTCGTCGGCGGCGCCCCGGCGGACGGCGCGCTGCGGGCGCTGCGGGTGCCCGCCCGCGGCGACCTGCCGTCCGGCGGCTACCGGCTCGCCGTCGGTCAGGTCTCCGGCCGGGACACCGTCGCGCTGGACGGGGTCGGCCCGGACGGCCTCTTCCACGCCGCGCAGACGCTCCGCCAACTGGTCGCGGACGGTCCGGACGGAGGGCGGCAGCTGGCCTCGGTGGCCGTGCGGGACTGGCCCGCGACGGCGGTCCGGGGCACCACCGAGGGGTTCTACGGGCAGCCGTGGACGCGGGCGCAGCGGCTCGCCCAGCTGGACTTCATGGGACGTACGAAGCAGAACCAGTACCTGTACGCGCCGGGCGACGACCCCTACCGCCAGGCGCAGTGGCGCGACCCGTACCCGGCCGAGCAGCGCGCCGACTTCCGGGCGCTCGCCGACCGGGCCCGCGCCAACCACGTGACGCTGGCCTGGGCGGTCGCCCCCGGCCAGGCGATGTGCCTGTCGTCCGAGGAGGATCTGCGGGCGCTGCGCCGCAAGGTGGACGCGATGTGGGCGCTGGGGGTGCGCGCCTTCCAGCTCCAGTTCCAGGACGTCAGCTACAGCGAGTGGCACTGCGGCGCCGACGAGGAGACCTTCGGCACCGGTCCGCAGGCCGCCGCCAAGGCGCAGGCCGGGGTCGCCAACGCGCTGGCCCGGCACCTCGCCGAGCGCCATCCGGGGGCCGCGCCGCTGTCGCTGATGCCGACCGAGTACTACCAGGACGGCGCGACGGCGTACCGCGGGGCGCTGGCGGCGGCGCTCAACGACCGCGTGGAGGTGGCCTGGACGGGCGTGGGGGTGGTGCCGCGGACCATCACCGGCGGTGAACTGTCCGCCGCCCGCCAGGCGTTCGGCCACCCGCTGGTGACCATGGACAACTACCCGGTCAACGACTACGCCCAGGACCGGATCTTCCTGGGCCCGTACACGGGCCGCGAACCGGCGGTGGCCACCGGCTCGGCGGCGCTGCTCGCCAACGCCATGGAGCAGCCGGTCGCCTCCCGGATCCCGCTGTTCACCGCCGCCGACTACGCCTGGAACCCGCGCGACTACCACCCGGCGCAGTCCTGGGACGCGGCCATCGACGACCTCGCGGGCGCCGACCAGGGCGCCCGGACGGCCCTGCGGACGCTGGCCGGCAACGCGTCCTCGTCGCTGCTGAACCGCGACGAGTCGGGCTACCTCCGGCCGCTGCTGGACCGCTTCTGGAAGGCCCGCGAGGCGGCGGTCGACCGCGGCCGGGCGGGCGACGACCCCGATTTCGCCGAGGCCGCCGCGGCGCTGCGGGCCGCTTTCCACACCATGGCCGCCGCTCCGAAGGGCCTGAACTCCGATCTGCGGGCCGAAGTCGGGCCGTGGGCCGCGCAGTTGGGGCGCTACGGCAGCGCCGGGGAGCAGGCCGTGGACACCCTGCTGGCGCAGGCGCACGGCGACGGGGACGCGGCCTGGGCGGCGCAGCGCGCGGTGCTGCGGCTGCGTACGGAGATCAGGCAGAGCCCGGCCACGGTCGGCACCGGCGTGCTCACGCCGTTCCTGGACCGGGCGATGACCGAGGCGGACGCGTGGACCGGCGCCCGCAACGCCGTCCCGCGGCCGGCGCAGGGCGCCGACCCGGCGTCGCTGACCGTCCCCTTCCCGCGTGCCCGGCCGCTGGCCGCGGTCACCGCGCTGACCGAGCCGGGCCCGGCCGCGGGCGCGGTGTCCCTGGAGGCGCATGTGCCGGGCAGTGGCTGGCAGCGCCTCGGGCAGCTCTCGGCGACCGGCTGGACGGAGACGCCAACGGCCGGGCTGCGCGCCGACGCGGTACGGCTGACCTGGGCGAAGGGAGCCCAGGCGCCGTCCGTGCACGCGCTGACGCCGTGGTTCGACGACACTCCGCGGGCCGGTCTGGAGCTGTCCCGCAAGGAGACCGACGCGGAGACCGGCGGCAGCGCCGCGGTGGACGCCCGGGTCTTCTCCCGCCGCCCGGCCGACGTCCACGACACGCTCACGGTCACGGCGCCCAAGGGCTTCACCGTCCACGGGCCGAAGGAGCTGACGGCGCCCCGCGGCGGCACCGCCACCGTCCCGCTCGCGGTGGACGTCCCGAAGGACGCCCCGTCCGGGACGTACGACATCGCCGTGGGCTTCGCGGGCCAGGAACAGCATCTGGCGGTCCGCGTCTATCCGCGCACCGGCGGCCCGAATCTGGCGCGCGGCGCGGACACCACCTCCTCCGGCGACGAGACCGACGACTTCCCGGCGTCCGCGGCCACCGACGGCGACCCGAAGACCCGCTGGTCCTCCCCCGCCGAGGACGACGCCTGGCTCCAGTTCGCGCTCCCCCGCCCCACCCGCCTCGGCCTGGTCGTCCTCAATTGGCAGGACGCCTACGCCGCCGCCTACCGCATCCAGGTCTCCTCCGACGGCCGCACCTGGCGCACCGCCGCCACCGTGCGCGACGGCAAGGGGGGCCGGGAGGCGATCCGGATGGACGCGAAGGACGCCCGCTTCGTGCGCGTCCAGGGGGACAAGCGGGCCACCCGGTTCGGGTACTCGCTGTGGGAGGTGGAGGCGTACGCGGTGACGCCGGGCGGCTAG
- the malQ gene encoding 4-alpha-glucanotransferase, with the protein MGRARLARLHGIATSYEPSPGQAVHVSDDTVVAVLAALGVDASTPHAVRTALTAYEETARRALLPPTVSARHGRPPRLPGLPEGTVLRVRTEDGGIVGAELRNGAFHGGTPGSAPLTGLPLGVHELRADAPDGRTARARLIVAPDRVPEPPGRSHGFLVQLYSLLSRHSWGMGDLGDLADLAAWSGRALGTGFLQLNPLHAAVPGPPTDPSPYRPSSRRFPDPVHLRIEHIPEHAQLTGADRARAGELAAQARALRTAVLDDGALIDRDAVWALKQEALELLCAVPLTPGRRAAYCDFLAEQGQALEDHATWCALAERHGPDWRGWPAGLRDPRSPQTARLRPELLDRIDFHSRLAWLTDQQLAAAQRAAREAGMGIGLVHDLAVGVHPSGADTWAQRHAFAAGMSVGAPPDAFNSRGQDWGLPPWRPDALAAAGYAPYRELLHGLLRHAGALRIDHVMGLFRLWWVPEGRPPTEGAYVRYDGEAMLSILALEAHRAGAAVIGEDLGTVEPGVRDALAERGVLGTSVLWFERDYGSGDPPADAPSVGAPASGSDPTCGGDSTSGEDPAPGRDPAAEPAAAEARILAPEEWRAGCLATVTTHDLPPTAARLTGEDVALRARLGLLAGPPERERHRAAYELREWLGELARQGLLPEGAGDEEAAVKAVHRFLLRTPARMVGVWLPDTVGDRRPQNLPGTWDEYPNWRLPIAGPDGRPQTLEQLAASPRLHALMRELASVQR; encoded by the coding sequence ATGGGCCGCGCGCGGCTCGCCCGGCTCCACGGCATCGCCACGTCCTACGAACCCTCGCCGGGCCAGGCCGTCCACGTTTCCGACGACACCGTCGTCGCCGTGCTCGCCGCACTGGGCGTCGACGCCTCCACACCGCACGCCGTACGCACCGCCCTGACCGCCTACGAGGAGACCGCGCGCCGCGCCCTGCTCCCGCCCACCGTCAGCGCCCGCCACGGCCGCCCGCCGCGCCTCCCCGGCCTTCCCGAGGGCACCGTCCTGCGGGTGCGGACCGAGGACGGCGGCATCGTCGGCGCCGAACTCCGCAACGGCGCGTTCCACGGCGGGACACCGGGATCCGCACCACTCACCGGGCTGCCGCTCGGCGTCCACGAACTCCGCGCCGACGCCCCCGACGGCCGCACCGCCCGCGCCCGCCTCATCGTCGCCCCCGACCGGGTCCCCGAGCCGCCCGGCCGCAGCCACGGCTTCCTCGTCCAGCTCTACTCGCTGCTGTCCCGGCACTCCTGGGGCATGGGCGACCTCGGGGACCTCGCCGACCTCGCCGCCTGGTCCGGACGCGCCCTGGGCACCGGCTTCCTCCAGCTCAACCCGCTGCACGCGGCCGTCCCCGGACCGCCCACCGACCCGTCCCCCTACCGCCCCTCCTCGCGCCGCTTCCCCGACCCGGTCCACCTGCGGATCGAACACATCCCGGAACACGCCCAGTTGACCGGGGCCGACCGCGCCCGCGCCGGCGAACTCGCCGCACAGGCCCGCGCACTGCGCACCGCGGTCCTCGACGACGGCGCGCTGATCGACCGGGACGCCGTCTGGGCCCTCAAACAAGAGGCCCTGGAGCTGCTCTGCGCCGTCCCGCTCACCCCGGGGCGGCGCGCCGCGTACTGCGACTTCCTCGCCGAGCAGGGCCAGGCCCTGGAGGACCACGCCACCTGGTGCGCGCTCGCCGAACGACACGGCCCCGACTGGCGCGGCTGGCCCGCCGGGCTGCGCGACCCCCGCTCGCCGCAGACCGCCCGGCTGCGCCCCGAACTCCTGGACCGGATCGACTTCCACTCCCGGCTCGCCTGGCTCACCGACCAGCAGCTGGCCGCCGCCCAACGGGCCGCCCGGGAGGCCGGCATGGGCATCGGGCTGGTACACGACCTCGCCGTCGGCGTGCACCCCTCCGGCGCCGACACCTGGGCGCAGCGGCACGCCTTCGCCGCCGGGATGTCCGTCGGCGCGCCCCCGGACGCCTTCAACTCCCGCGGCCAGGACTGGGGCCTGCCGCCCTGGCGCCCGGACGCCCTGGCCGCCGCCGGCTACGCCCCGTACCGCGAGCTGCTGCACGGGCTGCTGCGGCACGCCGGCGCGCTGCGCATCGACCACGTCATGGGGCTGTTCCGGCTGTGGTGGGTCCCCGAGGGCCGCCCGCCGACCGAGGGCGCCTACGTCCGCTACGACGGCGAGGCGATGCTCTCGATACTGGCCCTGGAGGCCCACCGGGCGGGCGCGGCGGTGATCGGCGAGGACCTGGGCACCGTCGAGCCCGGCGTCCGCGACGCGCTCGCCGAACGGGGGGTGCTGGGCACGTCCGTGCTGTGGTTCGAGCGGGACTACGGGAGCGGCGACCCACCCGCCGACGCCCCGTCCGTCGGTGCCCCGGCGTCCGGCAGTGACCCGACATGCGGCGGGGACTCGACATCCGGCGAAGATCCGGCGCCCGGCCGAGACCCGGCGGCGGAGCCGGCCGCCGCCGAGGCCCGGATCCTCGCTCCCGAGGAGTGGCGCGCCGGCTGCCTGGCCACCGTCACCACCCACGATCTGCCGCCCACCGCCGCCCGGCTGACCGGCGAGGACGTCGCGCTGCGCGCCCGCCTCGGCCTGCTCGCCGGGCCCCCGGAGCGGGAACGGCACCGCGCCGCGTACGAACTCCGCGAGTGGCTGGGCGAGTTGGCGCGGCAGGGGCTGCTCCCCGAGGGCGCCGGCGACGAGGAGGCCGCGGTCAAGGCCGTGCACCGCTTCCTGCTGCGCACCCCGGCGCGGATGGTCGGCGTCTGGCTCCCGGACACGGTCGGCGACCGCCGCCCGCAGAACCTCCCCGGGACCTGGGACGAATACCCCAACTGGCGCCTCCCGATCGCCGGCCCCGACGGCCGCCCGCAGACCCTGGAACAGCTGGCGGCATCGCCCCGACTGCACGCGCTGATGCGGGAGTTGGCGTCGGTGCAGCGCTAG